A region from the uncultured Macellibacteroides sp. genome encodes:
- a CDS encoding cytidylate kinase-like family protein — protein sequence MENKIVVTIGRQFGSGGREIGKKLAELLGIAYYDKELMAFAAKESGLCKEFFEKADEKVSGNLSYAFSLGYSYMGAYAPYNDILSNDGLFKLQSDAIRNLADKQSCVLVGRCADYILRNDPACISVFIHNKMENRIQRIMQNEKVTEQEAKEKIASIDKSRASYYNYYTNKTWGVASSYDLSVDASVLGIDETVLFIKSFVMKRLELASK from the coding sequence ATGGAAAACAAAATAGTTGTTACAATTGGTCGTCAGTTTGGTAGCGGTGGCAGGGAAATCGGAAAAAAACTTGCCGAATTACTAGGTATCGCTTATTATGATAAAGAACTGATGGCTTTTGCAGCCAAGGAAAGCGGCTTGTGTAAAGAGTTTTTTGAAAAAGCTGATGAGAAAGTATCCGGTAATTTATCATATGCTTTTTCTCTTGGGTATTCTTATATGGGCGCCTATGCTCCATATAATGATATTTTGTCTAACGACGGATTATTTAAACTTCAGTCGGATGCTATCCGAAACCTTGCTGATAAACAATCGTGTGTACTTGTGGGCCGTTGTGCCGATTATATTTTACGAAACGATCCGGCTTGTATAAGTGTCTTTATTCATAACAAAATGGAAAATCGTATCCAACGGATTATGCAAAACGAAAAAGTTACGGAGCAGGAAGCCAAAGAAAAAATAGCATCAATAGATAAATCACGGGCCTCTTATTATAACTATTATACAAACAAAACGTGGGGAGTTGCATCGTCCTATGATTTGTCGGTTGATGCATCAGTGCTTGGCATAGACGAAACGGTTTTATTTATCAAAAGCTTTGTGATGAAAAGGCTTGAATTAGCTTCGAAATAA